The following DNA comes from Candidatus Peregrinibacteria bacterium.
CGAAAGCTTCGGCGGACGTCGCATCTATGTGTTTTTCCTTCTGCGAATTCCATAATCTCCTTGCAGGGAAGCTCCATCCGTAAGCGTGCGCTCTTCTGCGCAGAAATTAATTTTTACTCACTCAAGATCATGATCTCATACCGATTCGCTTTAGAAATATTGCGGATATATTTCTTCAATTAAAAAGCAGTAAGCAGTAAGCGGTAAGCCAAATTTTTACAATACTTATTGCTTACTGCATATTGCTTTCCTATTCTTATTTGCACATAAGAAAATACGCAGCATTTTTATCGAGAATTGGTATCATCCTCCAACGCGCTGGAGTTCATCCCGCAAAAGACGAATGATTTCTTCCTTGAGTATATTCCGAACAGCGCGAAATTCTGTAAGCGGAAGCAGAACGTTCAAATCCTGATCAATGAGAGTTCTCGTGACATTTTTTTCTACAAAATTTATAAGATCACGAAAGAAAACCTGAAGCGAACACTGCCGTAACTCAGGAATTATTTCAGTATTATACGAGTAGCCCTGCAGGAGAAAGTGATGGACATCAAACAGATCTCTTCCTGCTATTTTTCCAGTTCGTTCAGAACGCGCAATGAGCGCGACAAATTTATTGGCGACCATTGTTTCCCGTGTTTGACACTTCATTACTCGGTCTATTTCGGGAAGGCGCACCATTTCATATTCATTTTTTTTTGGAGGAGGAAAGAGCATATCTATTTTTATCGTGTTTCGACTCTGGGGATTCTTCACTGGATATTGAACAAAATATTGCGGAATCTTTTTACTGGAATCCTTTATGGTGAGGTTCAGATTGGTAAAAACAGTCTCCAGAGCTTTTCTGAGAGAAGGTATGTCTTGTTCCTCCGCAAGAATATCGAAATCAAGATCAACAGAAAAACGGTCTAAAAACCCGCGCATGGCGGCACACGTTCCTCCTTTAAAAGCAAGGCTGCGGGCACATATAGGATGTTCACAAATGGCGGTGAGAAGCCTGAGGAGCCATGCCTTGTGAATGGCATCTTCTTTACGCGGAATCAGCATGATGGTCTGGGGTGAAAGGATAGCCAATTTCTTTTTGAAGAGCTTGAAATTTCTTCATATCAATCGTATGGATACTGTCCAAATACACTTTTGGATTGAAATAGAAAAGATCAGCGAGAGCTCTTTCAGGAGTCGCTTTTAGTACCCCGTTTTTCTCAATAATTCCTGCAGGATTATAGAGGTATTTTTCTTGAAGCTGGCGGCTTTTGAATGTATACGGTCCAATGCGAAAAGAACGAGAAAAAGCGCTGACAAGCGTATATTGATGCTGTATTTGCATGATAAACCCTTCCCGAACGAGAATTGTTTCAGTGCTGATATACGCATATCCATGAATCGCTTTGATACCGAGGAGGAGCGGATCCAGCTTCTCCAGGGGAAGAAGAGAATAGAGTCCTTTATAAATTCGAAAAAGAAGCCCTTTTTTCGTATACCGCTTGAGAAGGGTGTAGAGCGTATTTGAATTGTGAACATCCCAAAGACGCGCTAAATCTCCAGAATGGAAGATTGGCTCTGCCTGACGAGCAAGAAGCACGATACGGTCGGATGCGGATTGCATTTTCTATTATATTATTCTGTACTGATATGTACAGGATACCATAACAAATTAGTTTTAGGAAGGGGAAATTTTTTTACAAGGAGACTTCCTCAAAACCTATACTTCGCCCCTCTCTTCTCGAGCTCCGCGAGGAGAATTTTGAAAATCTCATCGCGCTCTTCATCGGTGAGCGTGCGCTCTTCTGAACGGAATTCAAATGAAAGCGTGACCGATTTTTTTCCTTTGGGAACGCCTTTTCCTTCCCACGCTTCCATAATTGAGCTCTTATAAATTCTCGTATCGAGTTTTTCGAGACCCTGAATAATATCCGCTACTGGCATTTTTTGATCGCAGAGAACAGAAAAATCAAATGGAATTTCCTGATATTTTGGCAGCGGCAATATTTTTTTCGCTTTTTGAGGGATTTCTGCAAGTTCTTTTGTATTGAGACATAGTATCGTGGAAGGAATCGGAAGATCGAATTCTTTTGCTACTTTCGGATGGATTTCAAAAATCTTTATGTATCCTTTTTTCCCAATTCTATAGAGCGCTGATTTTGCCGGATGTGCGAATGGAATTCCTAAGTCTGAAGCCTCAAAATGATATTTCCAGCCTTCGCTCGCGAGTATTTCTTCCGCAATGCCTTTTGCCGTAAGAAAATCATCTCCGACAAAAAGCCCGGTCATTCGAAGTTCTTCAATTTTTCGATCACCTTCCATTCGAAATACATTTCCACTTTCAAAAATTCGAAATTTTTCTCGATGTCTTCTATTTCTTTCGGCGACTTCAAAAAGCCGCGGAGAAAGTGATGGACGCATAATGCTGAGATCAGCAGAAAGAGGATTCGCGAGTTTTATATTCGCTTCTGAAAGTGAAAGTTGGCAGCGTTTTAAGAGATCTTCCCCCAAAAATGCGAGTGTGACGATTTCATAAAATCCATTTTTTACAAAAATATTTGCGAGCTTCTTTTCGAGCACGCGATGTGGTGCGGAAACAATCGGCAAGAGGCGAACATCTGGAGCTTTTTCAGGAATGGCATCGAGTCCATAAATACGAATAATTTCTTCCACGAGATCTTCTGGAATGCGAATATCGCCAGTTCTCCATGCGGGAACCACAACATCAAAAATTCCTCCTTTTGTCTCCACAAGAAAAAATCCGAGATCTTCCAGAATTTCCTTCATGCGATCTTTCGGAATTTCAATTCCCGCCATTCGATCTACGAGTTTTGGATCGAGCTCAATGGTGCGAGGTTTTTCATCAAACGCTTTTTTATCGAGAATTTTTGAAGCGACTTTTGCATTCGGGAAGATTTCGAGAAGAAGTTCTATAACACGCAAAATCCCTTCTTCTACGAGATGGGGAGGAACTCCCTTTTCAAAAATTGTCGCGGCTTCGGTTCGATGTGTCAGCGCAAGCGCACTCCTCCTAATTTTCACCGCATCATATACAGAAGTGTGCAAAAGAATACTTTCTGTGGATTCTTGAATTCCTGAATTTTTTCCTCCCATAATTCCACAAAGATCAAAAATTCCATTTTTTTCATCTTCAATAATAATCGTATCTGCCGACATTTTTCGCTCGATTCCATCGAGAGTAACCATTTTTTCGCCTGGTCTCGTGACGCGCATAACCCATTCCTTTCCGACAAGATCCATATCAAACGCGTGCATTGGAGTTCCTCGCTCGAGCATCACATAATTTGTCGCATCAATAATTGCGTTGAGTGGTCTGATCCCGCAGAGTTCTAATCTCTTCTGCATCCACTCAGGCGACGCAGTTTTCCCATCGATTCCCGTGATATAGACTGCCATATATCTCGGACAAATTTCTTCCTGATTTCGAATCGTAATACTAATTGGCAATGGATTTTTGGACTCCATTTTTGGTGAAGGATAGGTTTCATTTTTCATTTTCGCAACTCCAGAAGCGACGCATTCCCGCGCAAATCCGGTATGAGAAAAAAGATCCGGACGATTTGTGAGCGCGGTATTTTCAAAATCGAAAACAATTTCAGAAGGAAATACATAATCAAAAAATGCTGTTCCGACTGGCGCGTCATCCGGGAGAAGATAAATCTCTTTATTTTGCGATGGCGCGACATGAAGTTCTTCAGTCGAACAAATCATTCCATTGCTTTCTACATCTCGAATGGTCGAAATTTTGATAGGAATTTCATTCCACAAATTTGCTCCAGGAAGCGCAATCGGAACTTTTGCACCGACGTGTAAATTCGATCCACCACAAACAATTTGTTGTACAGACGCGCTATAGCGCGTCTCCACATTTTCGTGAGACGCGATGAATCGCGTCTCTACCGATACCGACACAACCGACAATTTATCCGCATTTGGATGTTTTTCAATTTTTTCAATTTTTCCAACAACTACATTTTTCAGATATTCTCGGAGAAGATGAAGAATTGGTCTTCCGAGCGGCGTTTTTTCCGAAAATCGAAAAAGACCTTCTTTGGTATACGAAGTACTGAGCTCTTCCTCGGAACATACCATTCCATTACTTTCCACTCCTCGTATTTTTGCACTTTTCACATGAACTCCAGACGGAAGCTCAGTTCCGGGAAGGGCGATAGGGTAGACTTCACCAACTTTAAGTTCGAACACCGATCCGAAAATAATTTTTCGAGGAGATGATTCTCCTACGTCGAAAACTCCTAAGTGGAGTTTGTCACTTCCCTCAATTTTTTGAAATTCCAAAAGTTTTCCGGTGAGAACCGTATCAAACACGCTCAGCGAGTTCACCACTTTGTCCACTTCTGCGGATTTTTCTGTAAGAGCGTCGGCGATACGCATTGGATCTTTTTCGGTGAATTCCACAAAATCCGAAAGCCATTTGAGAGAGATTTTCATTTTTTCGGCATAAAATCAGCCGAATTGTAGTGGAAGCCAAGAAAAATGTGAAGACCACTCTTAGAGCCTGTTCAAAATCTCCATATCCTACTGCAAAGCTCATATTTTGGCTGCAAAACATTCAGATTTCGTCGGCTTATTCCCGATAAACCTCCTCAATCTTCATGTTTTTCGCTCAAAATCTGAGCTTTTCGTCACGAAAGAGAGATTCTGAACAGGCTCTAGGACGCGAGATCGAGGAAGTACTTTCCATCAAGATTCTGGAAAAAGAGCACATCATCTTCGGCATCCGTAATAAATTTCACGATTTTGCCAGTTTCAATTTCTGCATTCTCAGATTCTACCTGAATATTTTTCCCAGCAAAATTTACCCATGTATCCGCTCTGCTCCAAGGAACGTAGGAATCATTTTGAATTTCGAGAATTTTTTTCTTTCCCTCGATGGTCTCAGAAATAATTTTTCCTTTTGGTGCCTGCCCCCAAAATACTCGCTGAATCTTGTTTTCCCGAAGTGCGAAAAATCCAAAATACGGATGAAGCACATTATCATTTTCGGCACAGTTGAAACTAAGCCAAAATCCAGAAGAAAAATTCTGCTGATCGACATCCTCAAAAAAAGTGCACTTTCTCAAATCCTTCAAAAGTTCTTCATTTCCAGGAATACCGTAAAGCTCTCCATGAAGGGCATCAACATCTCTCGTAAGAATAAGATCAGAAAAATTCACAAGTGGTATCGATGCTTCGACTTTCTCTTCGTTTTCTTGAATTTTCGGCGCAATATTCGCGAAAAAAGGATCTCCTTCTTTCTGGAAATACAGGAAGAAGACGATGAGAAAACCTGCTGCAAGAGAGAAGCAAGAAAGGGAGAGTATTTTTGAAATGCTGGTTTCCTGAGGATATTTCATGAGAAAAAACAAAAAATTAGAGAACTTTTCCGGTAGCAAGACTGTTTACGAGAATATACGACATCGCAATAATAAGAAATCCAATTCCTGCCGTGATGAGAATCTTTTTTCCTTTTTCCTGATTTTCCTCGCTCGCGTAATTTGTAATCATGAGAACTCCTCCGTAAATAATCATGGCGAATCCAATTGCTGCTAAAAATTGCAAAAAATATTTCATAATTCCCACGGCTTCCAGAATTCCTCTGCTCGGATTCTGTTCGAAATACACTTTGTTTGCACTTCCGAGAATCGCTTTATAGAGGATTTCTTCGATGAGAATCTGATCTACAGCAATGACGATAAAGCCCACTGCCATCCAGGTGAGAACAGTTTTTTGCTTGCCCACTTGTTCTTCTCCGCCAAAATCACGCATAAATTGTGCGGCAGAGAAAATGAGAAATGCCACTCCTAAAAATACAGTGAGGGCTTTTATCCACTCAATAACGGCAAGAACTTGAAGCCTTCCTGCAGAAATTGCTTTCGAAATATTTTCTCTGACCAATTCTTTTCCTGGGTCAAAAGAACCTCCTCCCCCATATAAGGTATCCAAAATAAGTGGTTCAACGAGGACAATAAGCATGAGCGCAATGACAGAATAAATCACTCCATCAAGGGATTTTTTTGCTTGATCTTCATTACTTCACGCGGATACCATTCGTATTCCTGACCAAACTGCCCACACAAATGCTAAAATTCCCGCAAAATATTTGAGCAAAGTCGTGATCGTTCTGATAATTCCGACGATTTGATTCGTCCCCGCATCAACTCCTTCAGTACTTTGTACATTCGGTGGTTCTATTTTGACACCATGAATTGGTCCATAAGGAATTGCAGCGAAAAGATTTTCTGAAACGAAAAAAAATGAAATAGCTGCTGCGAGAAGAACACCAATGATACTCGTCCAGAAGAGCCGAGGATATTTTTTCTTGAGGGGGAACATTGTTGAGTAAGAATTTTTAATTTTAAAATTTTGTAATTTTTAAATAAATCTTAATTTCTAATTTTTAAACATTTTATTTTTTGCCAGTTGTGAACTCCATTTTAAACATTAAAAATTATAATTTATTTAGAAATTTAAAATTTTAAAATTAAAAATTCTCTCATCCTCCTCCCGGAACAAGCGCAATAACGAGAATATATGAACTGATAATGATGACAATGGCGATAAGGCTCATTATAATATTTTTCTTAGCTTTTGTTGTAGCTCCGTCGTCTCCTGCCGAGAGAATGTACATTACTCCAGAAGCAACAAGTGAAATTACCGCAGCAATTCCAACAAATGAAAGGAAGAATTTTAGCGTCGCTGTTCCTTCAGAAAGAAATTTTTGTACTTCTTTTGCACCAAGACCTTTCTCTCCGTCGTACGGATAAAAAACAACATTGATCATCGGATCGGCGAGCATGATGAGAATGAGACCAACAAATCCCCATTTGAGGTGAGCTTTCTGCGTGCTTAAGGTTTCTTCTTCTCCGTGAGACGTAATCATTCGAAATCCAGCAAAAAATATGTAAAAAACAGCAATCACGCCAGCAAGAAGCTGTCCATAGCTTACGACGCGATACGTGGTGTCCTCTATACGGGATTTCACCACGATGTCTCCAGAACTGGCATTCACCCAAGGGTCAAAAGCCTCAGCAAGATCGGAAGCAATGGCAATCACGAGAAATCCCAAAACTGCCCAGAGCATTCCTGTTTTTGCTGAAGAAATATCCTCTTCTTCTCCAGAAGATACAATCATTTTGAGAAGATAGACGGTGAACATCAAAATAGAAAGTCCTGCGAGGATATATTTCACCATCGGTACGATATTGTGCCAGACCAAAATTTTGATTTTATCTACAGCATTTCCCTCTGGCACATTCACAAGAACTCCTTCACTCACGGGTTTTTTAAATACATGATCCCATCCTTCAGGAAAAATTCCCGCCTGCACTGCTCCGGGAAGCGATGTTATGAGGAAAACTCCAATAAAAAATACGAATATGCTGAAAATAACACAAAAAATTACATTTTTTTCAGCTTTTTTTAGAAAATGATGAATTTGAGAGAAAATATGCACAGATACGTTTTAAAAGAATTCTCCATATTATCTCATAGATCTGGCTTATTTTCAATGGATTTCCTTGTTTTTTTCTTGAAAATACATACAATTCTGACACTGTGCCAAAAAGAGATAATGCGCGCGTAGCTCAGTTGGCTAGAGCGCCTGCTTGACTCGCAGGAGGTCCCCAGTTCGAATCCGGGCGCGCGCACCACTCGACAAGCTCGTGGTCTTCGACCATTCGGTAAACTTATGGTTTTTGACCATTTGACAAGCTCATAGTCTTTGACCATTCGACCCGTCTCTCGATATTTTCTCTCTCCTCCCGCCTCAAAAAATATGATATTCTCCTCACGCTCTTTCTTAAAGTAGCGTGTCTTTTTCCAAGCGGAATCTTCGGCAATCTCTCCGAAAAAAAGAAGCAAAGAGAATTTTGATTTTATTCCTTTCTTCACTTCTCAGCGGAATAAAGAAATTCGGAGCTCAAAGTGTTTCATTTTTGAAAAAATCGATTTCATTCCTTCGTCATCCAATTGAATTTACAGAACGAAAAAAGAAAAAAGAACGCCGGTTTCGATGGCTTCTCGGAGGAGTTATGATTATTTTTGGTGCTTTTGT
Coding sequences within:
- a CDS encoding nucleotidyl transferase AbiEii/AbiGii toxin family protein, with the translated sequence MLIPRKEDAIHKAWLLRLLTAICEHPICARSLAFKGGTCAAMRGFLDRFSVDLDFDILAEEQDIPSLRKALETVFTNLNLTIKDSSKKIPQYFVQYPVKNPQSRNTIKIDMLFPPPKKNEYEMVRLPEIDRVMKCQTRETMVANKFVALIARSERTGKIAGRDLFDVHHFLLQGYSYNTEIIPELRQCSLQVFFRDLINFVEKNVTRTLIDQDLNVLLPLTEFRAVRNILKEEIIRLLRDELQRVGG
- the pheT gene encoding phenylalanine--tRNA ligase subunit beta: MKISLKWLSDFVEFTEKDPMRIADALTEKSAEVDKVVNSLSVFDTVLTGKLLEFQKIEGSDKLHLGVFDVGESSPRKIIFGSVFELKVGEVYPIALPGTELPSGVHVKSAKIRGVESNGMVCSEEELSTSYTKEGLFRFSEKTPLGRPILHLLREYLKNVVVGKIEKIEKHPNADKLSVVSVSVETRFIASHENVETRYSASVQQIVCGGSNLHVGAKVPIALPGANLWNEIPIKISTIRDVESNGMICSTEELHVAPSQNKEIYLLPDDAPVGTAFFDYVFPSEIVFDFENTALTNRPDLFSHTGFARECVASGVAKMKNETYPSPKMESKNPLPISITIRNQEEICPRYMAVYITGIDGKTASPEWMQKRLELCGIRPLNAIIDATNYVMLERGTPMHAFDMDLVGKEWVMRVTRPGEKMVTLDGIERKMSADTIIIEDEKNGIFDLCGIMGGKNSGIQESTESILLHTSVYDAVKIRRSALALTHRTEAATIFEKGVPPHLVEEGILRVIELLLEIFPNAKVASKILDKKAFDEKPRTIELDPKLVDRMAGIEIPKDRMKEILEDLGFFLVETKGGIFDVVVPAWRTGDIRIPEDLVEEIIRIYGLDAIPEKAPDVRLLPIVSAPHRVLEKKLANIFVKNGFYEIVTLAFLGEDLLKRCQLSLSEANIKLANPLSADLSIMRPSLSPRLFEVAERNRRHREKFRIFESGNVFRMEGDRKIEELRMTGLFVGDDFLTAKGIAEEILASEGWKYHFEASDLGIPFAHPAKSALYRIGKKGYIKIFEIHPKVAKEFDLPIPSTILCLNTKELAEIPQKAKKILPLPKYQEIPFDFSVLCDQKMPVADIIQGLEKLDTRIYKSSIMEAWEGKGVPKGKKSVTLSFEFRSEERTLTDEERDEIFKILLAELEKRGAKYRF